Proteins from a single region of Campylobacter sp. RM16704:
- a CDS encoding F0F1 ATP synthase subunit C, producing the protein MKKIVFFMLALSGFAFAAEGSMNQWLASFSILAAGLGLGVAALGGAIGMGNTAAATIAGTARNPGLGGKLMTTMFIALAMIEAQVIYALVIALIALYANPFQALVAA; encoded by the coding sequence ATGAAAAAAATCGTATTTTTTATGCTAGCTTTAAGTGGTTTTGCATTTGCAGCTGAAGGCTCTATGAATCAATGGCTAGCTTCATTTTCAATTTTAGCAGCAGGTTTAGGACTTGGTGTTGCGGCTTTAGGTGGAGCTATTGGTATGGGTAATACTGCGGCAGCAACTATAGCAGGTACTGCTAGAAATCCTGGCCTTGGCGGTAAATTAATGACTACTATGTTTATTGCTTTAGCGATGATTGAGGCACAAGTTATTTATGCACTTGTTATTGCTCTTATCGCTCTTTATGCTAATCCATTCCAAGCATTAGTAGCAGCTTAA
- a CDS encoding sodium-dependent transporter translates to MNEKFSKIGFILAVAGSAVGLGNAWKFPTLVGQNGGSAFVLLYLLLTLGVGFVIFLAELSIGKLSEKDPVNAYYTLAPKHKKAWSIVGFSLIGAILIVSFYSVIIGWIVKYAYFGFFPLPKNIEESGAIFGNLLSNDVLSQFICFTFVFIVIFYVVSKGVKSGIEKLNVWMMPSLFILLILMLGYSFSMDGFSKASEFLFSPDFSKLGVGAFLSALGLACFSLSIGVGSIITYSASLSDRTNFIASTINIIIINIIIGIMMGLIVFTFIFEFDGNPAQQGPGLIFVSLMSLFSNIDPLGFLPLGNILAVAFFIALFFAGITSAVSMIEPLTFYLINSYDFTRKKALVFIAFIVYILGSLCILSGIEWSKDSLEFFGKSFFDVLDFIASNLMMPLGGLFGAIFVGFVLKKEALQTLFYPYMKGIYFECWYFFVRYISPLAVILIMVKQLFF, encoded by the coding sequence ATGAATGAAAAATTTTCTAAAATAGGTTTTATTTTAGCAGTAGCAGGTTCAGCTGTTGGGCTTGGAAACGCTTGGAAATTTCCAACTTTAGTAGGACAAAATGGCGGTTCTGCTTTTGTGCTTTTATATTTGCTTTTGACTTTAGGTGTGGGTTTTGTTATATTTTTAGCTGAGCTTAGCATAGGAAAGCTTAGTGAAAAAGATCCTGTAAATGCTTATTATACTTTAGCACCAAAACATAAAAAAGCATGGTCTATAGTTGGTTTTTCTTTAATAGGTGCTATTTTGATTGTTTCTTTTTATAGTGTGATTATAGGATGGATTGTTAAGTATGCATATTTTGGTTTTTTTCCTTTACCAAAAAATATAGAAGAAAGTGGTGCTATTTTTGGAAATTTACTTTCTAATGATGTTTTATCTCAATTTATATGTTTTACTTTTGTATTTATAGTAATTTTTTATGTAGTTTCAAAAGGTGTTAAAAGTGGTATAGAAAAACTTAATGTTTGGATGATGCCAAGTTTATTTATTTTACTTATTTTAATGCTTGGGTATTCTTTTAGTATGGATGGTTTTTCTAAGGCTAGTGAGTTTTTGTTCTCTCCAGATTTTTCTAAGCTCGGAGTAGGGGCATTTTTAAGTGCCTTAGGACTTGCTTGTTTTTCTTTGTCTATCGGGGTAGGTTCAATTATAACTTATTCAGCAAGTTTGTCCGATAGAACCAATTTTATTGCAAGTACTATTAATATTATAATTATCAACATTATCATCGGCATTATGATGGGGCTTATCGTTTTTACTTTTATTTTTGAATTTGATGGAAACCCAGCTCAACAAGGTCCTGGTTTGATTTTTGTTTCACTAATGAGTTTATTTTCAAATATAGATCCCTTGGGTTTTTTGCCTTTGGGAAATATCTTAGCTGTGGCTTTTTTTATTGCATTATTTTTTGCAGGGATTACTTCAGCAGTTTCTATGATAGAACCTTTAACTTTTTACTTAATTAATTCTTATGATTTTACAAGAAAAAAAGCACTGGTTTTTATAGCATTTATAGTTTATATTTTGGGTAGTTTGTGTATTTTATCAGGAATTGAGTGGAGTAAAGACTCTTTGGAATTTTTTGGAAAAAGCTTTTTTGATGTATTAGATTTTATTGCTTCAAATTTAATGATGCCTTTGGGAGGATTATTTGGTGCTATTTTTGTAGGTTTTGTGCTTAAAAAAGAAGCTTTACAAACTTTATTTTATCCTTATATGAAAGGTATTTATTTTGAGTGTTGGTATTTTTTTGTAAGATACATTTCACCTTTGGCGGTGATTTTAATCATGGTAAAACAATTATTTTTTTAA
- a CDS encoding sodium-dependent transporter — MNEKFSKIGFVLAVAGSAVGLGNAWKFPTLVGNNGGSAFVVVYLLLTLGVAFVIFLAELSIGKLSEKDPVNAYYTLAPKHKKAWSLAGFFMLGAIILVSFYSVVIGWIAKYAYFGFFELPKDTNEAGTIFGNLLSNDVLSQFICFTFVFIVIFYVVSKGVKSGIEKLNVWMMPSLFILLILMLGYSFSMDGFSKASEFLFVPDFSKLSVNSILDALGLAFFSMSLGVCVILTYAASLPDRTNFISSALNIIIINTIIGLMMGLIVFTFIFEFGADPTQQGPGLIFISLTTLFAKLGFLGNILAIAFFIALFFAGITSAISMIEPFTFYLINRYQISRKKALVFVGVIVYFLGSLSILSFYHVSASSLNFFGKSFFDILDFFIQNLLMPISALITAFFVGFVLKKEALQILFHPFMRGVYFEIWYIFLRYVSPLAVILIMARQLFF, encoded by the coding sequence ATGAATGAAAAATTTTCTAAAATAGGCTTTGTTTTAGCAGTAGCAGGTTCAGCTGTTGGACTTGGAAACGCTTGGAAATTTCCAACTTTAGTGGGTAATAATGGAGGTTCTGCCTTTGTGGTGGTGTATTTGCTTTTAACACTAGGTGTGGCTTTTGTTATTTTTCTAGCTGAGCTTAGCATAGGAAAGCTTAGTGAAAAAGATCCTGTAAATGCTTATTATACTTTAGCACCAAAACATAAAAAAGCATGGTCATTGGCAGGATTTTTTATGCTAGGTGCTATTATTTTAGTGTCTTTTTATAGTGTTGTTATAGGTTGGATAGCAAAATATGCTTATTTTGGATTTTTTGAATTGCCCAAAGATACAAATGAAGCAGGCACTATTTTTGGAAATTTACTTTCTAATGATGTTTTATCTCAATTTATATGTTTTACTTTTGTATTTATAGTAATTTTTTATGTAGTTTCAAAAGGTGTTAAAAGTGGTATAGAAAAACTTAATGTTTGGATGATGCCAAGTTTATTTATTTTACTTATTTTAATGCTTGGGTATTCTTTTAGTATGGATGGTTTTTCTAAGGCTAGTGAGTTTTTGTTTGTACCTGATTTTTCAAAATTAAGTGTTAATTCTATACTAGATGCACTTGGTCTTGCATTTTTTAGTATGTCTTTAGGTGTATGTGTGATTTTAACCTATGCAGCAAGTTTGCCTGATAGAACAAATTTTATAAGTAGTGCTTTAAATATTATCATTATTAATACTATTATCGGTTTAATGATGGGACTTATTGTATTTACTTTTATATTTGAATTTGGAGCTGATCCAACTCAACAAGGACCAGGGCTTATTTTTATATCACTAACAACGCTTTTTGCAAAATTAGGATTTTTAGGAAATATTTTAGCCATAGCTTTTTTTATTGCTTTATTTTTTGCAGGGATTACTTCAGCTATTTCTATGATAGAACCTTTTACTTTTTATCTTATAAATCGTTATCAAATTTCAAGAAAAAAAGCCTTGGTTTTTGTGGGAGTGATTGTGTATTTTTTGGGAAGTTTATCTATACTTTCTTTTTATCATGTAAGTGCATCGAGTTTAAATTTCTTTGGAAAAAGCTTTTTTGATATTTTAGATTTTTTCATACAAAATTTATTAATGCCAATTTCAGCTTTAATTACAGCTTTTTTTGTAGGTTTTGTGCTTAAAAAAGAAGCTTTACAAATTTTATTTCACCCCTTTATGCGTGGGGTGTATTTTGAAATTTGGTATATCTTTTTAAGATATGTTTCACCGCTAGCAGTTATTTTAATTATGGCTAGACAGCTTTTTTTCTAA
- a CDS encoding sodium-dependent transporter encodes MNDKFSKIGFVLAVAGGAIGLGNAWKFPTLVGQNGGFAFVLLYLLLTISIGFCVFLAEIAMGRISQSDPVNAYKSLATKYAQKWKFAGFFMLGGIFVLSFYLVIMGWVLKYMITSIYYLPTNTQEAGVLFGNLIQNSILESSLYFLIAFFLTLFVVSRGVKSGIEKLNVWIMPSLFIMLVLMLIYCFFQDGFKEAFVYLFYPDFSKLNLNSVLTALGLAFFTLCLGIGCITTYAASLKDDTNLITSSIVIIILNICIGLMMGLIVFTFIFKFNANPAEGAGLVFISLTTLFSNLGTIFGHFLAFYFFLALFFAGITSAVSMIEPFTFYLVNEYKISRIKALIFIGFIVFILGMSCILSFSISYGVSFSFFGFSFFDILDKLTSNFMLPLGAIASAIFVGFFIDKEKIYNLFSKFMSKSIFEIWYFLLRFVAPIAIIIIMLNQIL; translated from the coding sequence ATGAATGATAAATTTTCTAAAATAGGCTTTGTTTTAGCAGTGGCAGGTGGGGCAATAGGGCTTGGCAATGCTTGGAAATTTCCAACTTTAGTGGGACAAAATGGCGGTTTTGCCTTTGTCCTTTTGTATTTGCTTTTAACTATTAGTATAGGATTTTGTGTTTTTTTAGCTGAAATTGCTATGGGAAGAATAAGCCAAAGCGATCCTGTAAATGCTTATAAAAGCTTAGCAACTAAGTATGCTCAAAAATGGAAATTTGCGGGATTTTTTATGCTTGGTGGAATTTTTGTATTATCTTTTTATCTTGTTATTATGGGTTGGGTTTTAAAATACATGATAACTTCGATTTATTATTTACCTACTAATACTCAAGAAGCAGGAGTTTTATTTGGAAATTTAATACAAAATAGTATTTTAGAAAGTAGTTTGTATTTTTTAATTGCATTTTTTCTTACCTTATTTGTCGTTTCAAGAGGTGTTAAAAGTGGTATAGAAAAACTTAATGTTTGGATTATGCCAAGTTTGTTCATTATGCTTGTGTTAATGCTAATATATTGTTTTTTTCAAGATGGTTTTAAAGAAGCTTTTGTTTATTTGTTTTATCCTGATTTTAGTAAGCTTAATTTAAATTCAGTATTGACAGCTTTAGGACTTGCATTTTTTACTTTATGTTTAGGCATAGGTTGTATTACCACTTATGCAGCCTCTTTAAAGGATGATACAAATTTAATAACAAGTTCTATAGTTATAATAATTTTAAATATATGCATAGGACTCATGATGGGTCTTATTGTGTTTACTTTTATTTTTAAATTTAATGCCAATCCAGCAGAAGGTGCCGGACTTGTATTTATATCTTTAACAACCTTATTTTCTAATTTAGGCACTATTTTTGGTCATTTTCTAGCCTTTTATTTTTTTCTAGCTTTGTTTTTTGCAGGGATTACTTCAGCAGTTTCTATGATAGAACCTTTTACTTTTTATCTTGTTAATGAGTATAAAATTTCAAGAATAAAAGCCTTGATATTTATAGGCTTTATAGTTTTTATTTTAGGAATGAGTTGTATTTTATCTTTTAGTATTAGCTATGGTGTTAGCTTTAGTTTTTTTGGTTTTAGTTTTTTTGATATCTTAGATAAATTAACCTCTAATTTTATGTTACCACTTGGAGCTATAGCAAGTGCCATTTTTGTAGGATTTTTTATAGATAAAGAAAAAATTTATAATTTATTTTCTAAGTTTATGAGTAAAAGTATTTTTGAAATATGGTATTTTTTACTCAGATTTGTTGCACCTATTGCAATTATTATCATTATGTTAAATCAAATTTTATAA